The sequence AATGATTGACCAGCAAAGAAAATATCTTTTGCAGTTAGAATATTATTAATTCCCATTAATAATCCTCCTGCTACTATTGCAGGTATAATTGGAACAAATATATCACTTAACATTTTAACAAAACGTTGTGCTGCATTACCTTTAGTTTTCTTTACCTCTTCACTTCCTTGTACAGTTTCATTCCCAAATTCAGCATTATATGCATTATATACTTGTTGTACAAGTCCACTTCCAAATATTAATTGTAGTTGACCATTAGTAAAGAATACACCTTTAACTCCTTCGATTTCTTCTAATCTTTCACGATCATACTTTGATTCGTCGTTAAGTTCAATTCTTAATCTTGTTGCACAGTGGTTAACAGTTTGAATATTTTCAAGACCTCCACTATTTTTTGCAATTTCTTGAACAACTTTTTTTAAGTCCATAAATTTCCTCCTATAAAATATGGTATCGTTACCATTAATTATTACATTATATATATACCCTATAATTTTAAAATAGTCAATAGTAAATATGAAAAAAAATTCTTGATATTAAAAAATAGCTCAAATTATCTGTTTATAAGATTGAGAGCTATTTTTGTCAATATTAAATTTAACTTAATTTAAATTATAATTTCAAATTAAGAACACTATTTCTTTTTATTAATTTAAATCCAATTTTTTTCTTTTCTATTTTATCAGTTGAATTTTTTATATTTTTAAGTAATATATTTACTGTTTCATTACTCATACTTTCTATATCAAAAGAAATTGTAGATAAAGGATAGCTTAGTAATATTGAAGAATCATAATCCCCAAATCCTATTATTGAATAATCTTTACCTGCTATTTTATTATGTTCTTTAAATACTTCAATACAAGCATATGCTATTCTATCAGTAGCACAAATTATACATGTAGAATTTTTTATATTTTCAAAGTTAATTTTTAAAATTTCTAAACTTTTATTTAAACTAAAATCCGTTTCTAAGTATTTAGGTACTATATTATTTAAAGCTAATTTATCAATTATACCTTTTTTTCTTTTTATCCCAACTGAAATATCCTTTTCATTAACTCCTAAATATACTATGTCTTTATGTCCATTTTCTATAGTATAATTTGCAACT is a genomic window of Pseudostreptobacillus hongkongensis containing:
- a CDS encoding LacI family DNA-binding transcriptional regulator yields the protein MGKLTIVDIAKMAGVGTTTVTRYFNGVKIKEENRIKIKTIVEKYNYKPNTFAKALKSSDSKIIGIIVPTLNSFITGNTLQILNKLLKENGYEILILNTNFDDKAPIEYIHRLERMNVSGIIFIATTMNNEYEDIFSKITIPIVVIGQESKNAISMIYDDYNAGYTVANYTIENGHKDIVYLGVNEKDISVGIKRKKGIIDKLALNNIVPKYLETDFSLNKSLEILKINFENIKNSTCIICATDRIAYACIEVFKEHNKIAGKDYSIIGFGDYDSSILLSYPLSTISFDIESMSNETVNILLKNIKNSTDKIEKKKIGFKLIKRNSVLNLKL